The Thermanaerovibrio acidaminovorans DSM 6589 genome contains a region encoding:
- a CDS encoding PAS domain-containing hybrid sensor histidine kinase/response regulator, whose amino-acid sequence MSLPLRDRSVRPFVWKVLLAMGIYLLGALGFSLWAYKQQERQLMEQVDQRLMVGASALQGMLAPDFHDRATGPDSISLEEEMEARRRFNEFAASGGFKYVYTVIERGGGYYFAAPTVTEEEARERERWYFYPYEDIPKEFVRALKDRRPAFMSYTDEWGTFRSVALPQRSQGGTWYLACADYDISYIRGLLVREAVRSFLEGIFFLLLLVPALWVIRELLLEIKRDLARAEESEERLRLAVESTGLALWDVNFVTGNWTVNGQYREIFGYGLEGGEDWLDTVHPEDRERVQLAWEDHLAGLTDRYEAEFRKRSAFGDYLWVSDHGRVYSRDSRGGPLRAVGTLKDVTSRKMVEEMLRSAKEQAQAESQARSRLMSRVSHEIRTPLNSIMGYLDLLKERGPSLNLPQDASEWLDTIQRSGYHLLSVVEEIMDMSTIEAGKLKVREDRFNLRDLVSEVEHLMSLGAQRKGLDLRVRYLKSVPDQVTTDRGKVKQVLINLLGNAIKFTDEGTVTMEIWVESVRDMGARSHATVCFRVRDSGPGVDPSIRRSLFQPFEKHGSRGGAGLGLAISHSFAEALGGSLELEEVESGASFVLKVPVTVEEPLSVTSDLVVEEPSLTEEEKRSLVDAISSGDRETTHRSIQGVSHQATRDMLLELFRNYDYGAMIDLAGEGDRNG is encoded by the coding sequence ATGTCCTTGCCGTTAAGGGATCGGTCCGTTCGTCCCTTCGTCTGGAAGGTTCTGTTGGCTATGGGAATCTACCTCTTGGGGGCTTTGGGATTCTCCCTTTGGGCCTATAAACAGCAGGAGCGCCAACTGATGGAGCAGGTGGACCAGCGACTCATGGTCGGCGCCTCGGCCCTTCAAGGGATGCTGGCGCCGGACTTCCACGACCGGGCAACGGGGCCGGACAGCATATCCCTGGAGGAGGAGATGGAGGCCCGCAGGAGGTTCAACGAATTCGCCGCCTCCGGGGGTTTCAAGTACGTCTACACGGTGATCGAGCGGGGAGGCGGATATTACTTTGCGGCCCCCACGGTGACCGAGGAGGAGGCCCGGGAGAGGGAGCGGTGGTACTTCTATCCCTACGAGGATATCCCTAAGGAGTTCGTCCGGGCCCTCAAGGATCGTAGACCCGCCTTCATGTCCTACACGGACGAGTGGGGCACCTTCAGGTCCGTGGCGCTTCCTCAGCGGTCCCAGGGGGGCACCTGGTACCTGGCCTGCGCGGACTACGACATATCCTACATAAGGGGGTTACTGGTTCGTGAGGCGGTCAGGTCCTTCCTGGAGGGGATCTTCTTCCTACTGCTCCTGGTCCCCGCCCTTTGGGTCATCCGGGAGCTCCTCCTGGAGATCAAGCGGGACCTGGCCAGGGCGGAGGAGTCGGAGGAGCGGCTCCGGTTGGCGGTGGAGAGCACCGGCCTCGCCCTGTGGGACGTGAACTTCGTGACCGGCAATTGGACCGTTAACGGTCAGTACCGGGAGATCTTCGGCTACGGGTTGGAGGGCGGGGAGGACTGGCTGGATACGGTGCACCCCGAGGACCGGGAGAGGGTTCAGCTGGCCTGGGAGGACCACCTGGCGGGGCTGACGGACCGCTACGAGGCGGAGTTTCGGAAGAGGTCCGCCTTCGGTGACTATCTGTGGGTGTCGGATCACGGCCGGGTCTACTCCAGGGATTCGCGGGGCGGGCCCCTTAGGGCGGTGGGGACGCTGAAGGACGTGACCAGCCGGAAGATGGTGGAGGAGATGTTGCGCTCCGCCAAGGAGCAGGCCCAGGCGGAGTCCCAGGCCAGGAGCCGCCTCATGTCCCGGGTGTCCCACGAGATTAGAACGCCGCTGAACTCCATAATGGGCTATCTGGACCTCCTCAAGGAGAGGGGGCCATCGCTCAACCTGCCTCAGGACGCGTCCGAGTGGCTCGATACCATCCAGCGGAGCGGATATCATTTGCTGTCGGTGGTGGAGGAGATCATGGACATGAGCACCATCGAGGCGGGGAAGCTGAAAGTGCGGGAGGATCGTTTCAACCTGCGGGACCTAGTGTCCGAGGTGGAGCACCTGATGAGCCTGGGGGCCCAACGGAAGGGACTGGACCTTCGGGTCCGTTACCTGAAGAGCGTGCCGGACCAGGTCACCACCGACCGGGGCAAGGTCAAGCAGGTGCTCATCAACCTTCTGGGGAACGCTATAAAGTTCACCGACGAAGGCACGGTGACAATGGAGATCTGGGTTGAGTCCGTGAGGGACATGGGGGCCAGGTCTCATGCTACGGTGTGCTTCCGGGTTAGGGACTCGGGGCCTGGAGTGGATCCCTCCATTCGGCGGAGCCTCTTCCAGCCCTTTGAGAAGCACGGATCCAGGGGGGGCGCCGGGCTTGGGCTGGCCATAAGCCACAGTTTCGCCGAGGCCCTTGGGGGGTCCCTGGAGCTGGAGGAGGTGGAGTCCGGGGCCTCCTTCGTCCTCAAGGTGCCGGTGACGGTGGAGGAGCCCCTGTCGGTGACATCGGATCTGGTGGTGGAGGAGCCCTCGCTGACGGAGGAGGAGAAGCGGTCCCTGGTGGACGCCATATCATCCGGGGACCGGGAGACCACCCATCGATCGATCCAGGGGGTATCCCACCAGGCCACCAGGGACATGCTGCTGGAACTTTTCAGGAACTATGACTACGGGGCCATGATTGACCTGGCTGGGGAAGGGGACAGGAATGGTTAA
- a CDS encoding HD domain-containing phosphohydrolase has protein sequence MVNYRATIMVVDDTPSNLKILDQLLTPLGHRVLLFHRAEAFLKAAAADPPDLVLMDVNMPHMDGIEACMAMRDVPGLTDIPVVFISAVNTEEEKVRAFQAGAVDYITKPFSVKELSVRLNTHLSIWKLRRELEDHNRELEVRIRWEVKRSEGAQLALIRSLAKLAEKRDDDTGMHLERVRALCGILVSVAREEEAFRDRVDRDFVEYFPEASVLHDIGKVGLPDRVLLKPGPLTEEEFQVIKTHVSIGAGTLEEVDRIFPGSPFVRMGIQITRYHHERWDGSGYLEGLKGEEIPLSARLMALVDVYDALRSRRCYKEPRPHQEAVRIITQEAGSHFDPRVVALFKRVEARFAVTYERLSSPQ, from the coding sequence ATGGTTAACTATCGAGCCACCATAATGGTGGTGGACGACACCCCGTCCAACCTCAAGATCCTGGACCAGCTGCTCACCCCCTTGGGTCATCGGGTGTTGCTGTTTCACCGGGCGGAGGCGTTCCTCAAGGCGGCGGCGGCGGATCCGCCCGATCTGGTGCTCATGGACGTTAACATGCCCCATATGGACGGCATAGAGGCCTGTATGGCCATGAGGGATGTGCCGGGGCTAACGGACATTCCCGTGGTTTTCATATCGGCGGTGAACACCGAGGAGGAGAAGGTGCGGGCTTTCCAAGCCGGAGCGGTGGACTACATAACCAAGCCTTTCAGCGTGAAGGAGCTCAGCGTGAGGCTCAACACCCACCTGTCCATATGGAAGCTCCGGCGGGAGCTGGAGGATCACAACCGGGAGCTGGAGGTGCGGATAAGGTGGGAGGTGAAGCGCTCCGAGGGGGCCCAGCTGGCGCTGATAAGGTCCCTGGCGAAGCTGGCGGAGAAGCGGGACGACGACACGGGGATGCACCTGGAGCGGGTGCGGGCCCTGTGCGGGATACTGGTGTCCGTGGCCCGGGAGGAGGAGGCCTTCAGGGACCGGGTGGACCGGGACTTCGTGGAGTACTTCCCGGAGGCCAGCGTGCTTCATGACATAGGCAAGGTGGGGCTTCCGGACCGGGTCCTGCTGAAGCCCGGCCCCCTGACGGAGGAGGAGTTCCAGGTCATCAAGACCCACGTGTCCATCGGGGCCGGCACGCTGGAGGAGGTGGACCGGATCTTCCCCGGCAGCCCCTTCGTGAGGATGGGGATCCAGATAACCCGCTACCATCACGAAAGATGGGACGGGTCCGGCTATCTGGAGGGGCTTAAAGGGGAGGAGATACCCCTGTCCGCCCGGCTCATGGCCCTGGTGGACGTGTACGATGCGCTCCGATCCCGGCGGTGCTACAAGGAGCCAAGGCCCCACCAGGAGGCGGTGCGGATAATAACCCAGGAGGCGGGGAGCCACTTCGACCCCCGGGTGGTGGCCCTGTTCAAGCGGGTGGAGGCCCGGTTCGCCGTCACCTACGAGCGGCTTTCGTCACCCCAGTAG
- a CDS encoding Hsp20/alpha crystallin family protein, with translation MWGIAPYGFNRRLRRMVDPEGIFDDVDRLFEGFFGGASGRGIEMYEEDGKLHLAVEAPGIDPSKVEIRVFKDKVSLTSAEETEERKEESRCYYCRRSSRRLNYEISLPFQVDPDKAAASFENGMVRLVLPKEGTQEGRVLKLGSGE, from the coding sequence ATGTGGGGTATAGCTCCGTACGGGTTCAACCGGCGTCTCAGGAGGATGGTGGATCCCGAGGGGATCTTCGACGACGTGGATCGGCTCTTCGAGGGCTTCTTCGGAGGCGCCTCCGGCAGGGGGATCGAGATGTACGAGGAGGACGGGAAGTTGCACCTGGCGGTGGAGGCCCCGGGGATAGACCCCTCCAAGGTGGAGATCCGGGTCTTCAAGGACAAGGTCTCCCTCACCTCCGCGGAGGAGACGGAGGAGCGCAAGGAGGAGTCCCGTTGCTACTACTGCCGCAGGTCCTCCCGGCGCCTCAACTACGAGATATCCCTGCCCTTCCAGGTGGACCCCGACAAGGCCGCCGCTTCCTTCGAGAACGGGATGGTCAGGCTGGTGCTCCCCAAGGAGGGAACCCAGGAGGGCCGGGTCCTGAAGCTGGGCTCCGGCGAGTAA
- a CDS encoding cation diffusion facilitator family transporter: protein MGDNLQAERVSWVGLGVNLGLVAFKYSAGIMGGSSAMVADATHSLTDLVTDGLAIVGFRISRRPRDRCHAYGHGRAETLLEALCGLSLLAAGAYIMLDGLWGIWGALRGVPKEPPSWLPFWAAAGSVVSKEILYRYTDRWARRLDNFALRAKALDHRSDALSSVGTLLGIGGAVILGGRFAALDSLAAGAVSLFIVRSALPILDRSVNELMEGALPEEVQEEIGRILGATPGVLGYHHVRTRRVGPTSAVEAHVLVAPEIPLREAHRIATRAERAIEEALGEGTMVTIHVEPFEERGGVDDAASLD from the coding sequence ATGGGGGACAATCTCCAGGCGGAACGGGTTAGCTGGGTGGGGCTCGGGGTGAACTTGGGGCTGGTGGCATTCAAATACTCCGCGGGGATCATGGGGGGTAGCTCCGCCATGGTGGCGGACGCCACCCACTCGCTGACGGACCTGGTGACCGACGGGCTGGCCATAGTGGGCTTTCGGATCTCCCGCCGCCCCAGGGACCGGTGTCACGCCTACGGCCACGGCCGGGCGGAGACGTTGCTGGAGGCCCTTTGCGGCCTGAGCCTCCTGGCGGCGGGGGCGTACATAATGCTGGATGGTCTGTGGGGGATCTGGGGGGCCTTGAGGGGGGTACCCAAGGAGCCCCCGTCGTGGCTCCCCTTCTGGGCCGCTGCCGGGTCGGTGGTCAGCAAGGAGATCCTTTATCGTTACACCGATCGATGGGCCCGCAGGCTGGACAACTTCGCCCTCCGGGCCAAGGCGCTGGACCACCGGTCCGACGCCCTGTCGTCGGTGGGGACCCTGCTGGGGATAGGGGGGGCGGTGATCCTTGGGGGGCGCTTCGCCGCCCTGGACTCCCTGGCCGCCGGGGCGGTGAGCCTGTTCATCGTGCGCTCCGCCCTGCCGATCCTAGACCGGAGCGTTAACGAGCTGATGGAGGGGGCCCTGCCGGAGGAGGTCCAGGAGGAGATAGGCCGGATCCTGGGGGCCACACCGGGTGTCCTGGGTTACCATCATGTGAGGACCCGGCGGGTGGGGCCCACGTCGGCGGTGGAGGCCCACGTGCTGGTGGCCCCGGAGATTCCCCTGCGGGAGGCCCACCGGATAGCCACCCGGGCGGAAAGGGCCATAGAGGAGGCCCTGGGGGAGGGCACCATGGTGACGATCCACGTGGAGCCCTTCGAGGAGCGGGGCGGCGTTGACGACGCCGCTTCTCTAGATTAG
- a CDS encoding HAD family hydrolase, with protein MSGCGCPIRAVAFDFGGVMAEEGYVNGISSLAMNLGMNPEETLRRAEEALFESGYLVGRGTEGEFWDRFRALTGIGLDDGTLREMVLKGFVIRTHMVELVMNLRGRGIRTLLLSDQTDWLEELDRRHRFFQLFDGVYNSYRTGHTKRQREAFDNLLSREGLDPWELLFVDDREENVRLASSLGIAVIRYVTRDQFTADFLEVWL; from the coding sequence ATGTCAGGTTGCGGTTGCCCCATAAGGGCGGTGGCGTTCGATTTCGGCGGGGTGATGGCGGAGGAGGGGTACGTGAACGGCATATCGTCCCTGGCGATGAACCTGGGGATGAACCCGGAGGAGACCCTCCGCCGGGCGGAGGAGGCCCTCTTCGAGAGCGGGTACCTGGTGGGCCGGGGGACCGAGGGGGAGTTCTGGGACAGGTTCCGGGCGTTGACGGGGATCGGGCTGGACGACGGGACCCTCCGGGAGATGGTGCTAAAGGGCTTCGTGATCAGGACCCACATGGTGGAGCTGGTGATGAACCTGAGGGGCCGGGGGATCAGGACGCTTCTGCTTAGCGACCAGACCGACTGGCTGGAGGAGCTGGACCGGCGGCATCGGTTCTTCCAGCTGTTCGACGGGGTGTACAACAGCTACAGGACCGGACATACCAAGCGGCAGCGGGAGGCCTTCGATAACCTCCTGTCCCGGGAGGGTCTCGATCCCTGGGAGCTCCTCTTCGTGGACGACCGGGAGGAGAACGTGCGTCTCGCCTCCTCCCTGGGGATAGCGGTCATAAGGTACGTGACCCGGGATCAGTTCACCGCGGATTTCCTGGAGGTGTGGCTCTGA
- the pfp gene encoding diphosphate--fructose-6-phosphate 1-phosphotransferase, which produces MINRLAILCGGGPAPGINSVISSAAIEAINHGWEVFGLLDGFKPISKGRFEAIRLTIDQVSRIHTEGGSIIRTSRHNPTVDREDMERAVDTLADAGISHLITIGGDDTAYSALMLSRQSLAKRAHPIRIAHVPKTIDNDLPLPEGIPTFGFETARSLGAQLLTNIMEDARTTGRWFLCVTMGRATGHLALGIGKSAGATLILIPEEFGPRVSLGTISDLIVGSVIKRLAMGRGYGVAVVAEGLMGKIPPEELEELKTADRDEHGHVRYGEVNFSDALRDRVKRTLRELGIKVTLNDKEIGYELRCAPPNAFDVEYTRNLGYGAFEFLQEGGSGSMVTIQNNRIVPIPLEEIMDPATGRTQQRPVNVESIQYRIARRYMIRLTPHDFQDPVALEALCRAARMDREAFVGRFRPLADV; this is translated from the coding sequence ATGATCAACCGTCTTGCGATCCTTTGCGGGGGTGGTCCGGCGCCGGGGATAAACAGCGTGATCAGCTCCGCCGCCATCGAGGCCATCAACCACGGCTGGGAGGTTTTCGGCCTGCTGGACGGGTTCAAGCCCATATCCAAGGGGCGGTTTGAGGCCATTAGGCTCACCATCGACCAGGTGAGCCGGATCCACACCGAGGGGGGCAGCATCATCCGAACCTCCCGGCACAACCCCACGGTGGACCGGGAGGACATGGAGCGGGCGGTGGACACCCTGGCGGACGCGGGGATATCGCACCTGATAACCATCGGGGGGGATGACACCGCCTACTCGGCGCTCATGCTCTCCCGGCAGTCCCTGGCCAAGAGGGCCCATCCGATCCGGATAGCCCACGTGCCCAAGACCATCGACAACGACCTGCCTCTGCCGGAGGGGATCCCCACCTTCGGTTTCGAGACCGCCCGGTCCCTGGGGGCCCAGCTACTGACCAACATAATGGAGGACGCCCGGACCACCGGCCGGTGGTTCCTGTGCGTCACCATGGGGAGGGCCACCGGTCACCTGGCGCTGGGGATAGGCAAGAGCGCCGGGGCGACCCTGATCCTGATCCCCGAGGAGTTCGGCCCCCGGGTGAGCCTCGGCACCATCTCGGACCTGATCGTGGGGTCCGTGATAAAGCGGCTGGCCATGGGCCGGGGCTACGGGGTGGCGGTGGTGGCGGAGGGGCTCATGGGGAAGATACCCCCGGAGGAGCTGGAGGAGCTCAAGACCGCAGACCGGGACGAGCACGGGCACGTGAGGTACGGGGAGGTTAACTTCTCGGACGCTCTGAGGGACCGGGTCAAGAGGACGTTGCGGGAGCTGGGTATAAAGGTTACGCTGAACGACAAGGAGATAGGCTACGAGCTCCGGTGCGCCCCTCCCAACGCCTTCGACGTGGAGTACACCCGGAACCTGGGCTACGGGGCCTTCGAGTTCCTCCAGGAGGGGGGCAGCGGCTCCATGGTGACCATCCAGAACAACCGGATAGTCCCCATCCCCCTGGAGGAGATAATGGACCCCGCCACCGGCAGGACCCAGCAGAGGCCGGTGAACGTGGAGTCCATCCAGTACCGGATAGCCCGCCGGTACATGATCCGCCTTACCCCCCATGACTTCCAGGATCCGGTGGCCCTGGAGGCCCTGTGCCGGGCGGCCCGTATGGACCGGGAGGCCTTCGTGGGCCGGTTCCGCCCCCTGGCGGACGTCTGA
- a CDS encoding HD domain-containing phosphohydrolase, which produces MGVWAIGDRPAIYVVDDSVMNLQILGEVLGMQGYEVRTFPNPRDALERAAEDPPDLFILDVVLPGMDGFELCRRLKQREILREIPVMFVSSLDDPHHISRAFLEGGVDYVAKPFRPEEIAARAMTHVRIHRAQRELLEQNRELEGILQRKDQEVLRAQMATIEALSELAESRDENTGGHIIRTSHYCGLLGRGLMKLGLYRDQVEQEFIDLLKKAAPLHDIGKVGIPDSILLKRAPLTPEEYETMKNHTIMGEQALLKVLKKYPGHPLLQMGIQIARSHHEKWDGTGYPDGLKGEEIPLAARIMAVADVYDALRCYRPYKTPLSHRESMLIIQEGSGDHFDPLVVEAFMAMEGIFETTSSKLVFPEEMEVPGP; this is translated from the coding sequence ATGGGGGTGTGGGCCATCGGAGACAGGCCGGCCATATACGTGGTGGACGACTCGGTTATGAACCTTCAGATCCTTGGGGAGGTCCTGGGGATGCAGGGCTACGAGGTCCGCACGTTCCCAAACCCCAGGGACGCGCTGGAACGGGCGGCGGAGGACCCGCCGGACCTGTTCATCCTGGACGTGGTTCTCCCCGGGATGGACGGCTTCGAGCTGTGCAGGAGGCTGAAGCAGCGGGAGATCCTGCGGGAGATACCGGTCATGTTCGTCAGCTCCCTGGACGACCCGCACCACATATCCAGGGCGTTCCTGGAGGGCGGGGTGGACTACGTGGCCAAGCCATTCAGGCCCGAGGAGATCGCCGCCCGAGCCATGACCCATGTTAGGATCCACCGGGCCCAGCGGGAGCTGCTGGAACAGAACCGGGAGCTGGAGGGGATCCTCCAGAGGAAGGACCAGGAGGTGCTGAGGGCCCAGATGGCCACCATCGAGGCCCTGTCGGAGCTGGCGGAGAGCCGGGACGAGAACACCGGGGGGCACATCATCCGCACCAGCCACTACTGCGGCCTGTTGGGCCGGGGTCTAATGAAGCTGGGGCTGTACCGGGACCAGGTGGAGCAGGAGTTCATTGATCTGCTGAAGAAGGCGGCCCCGTTGCACGACATAGGCAAGGTGGGCATCCCGGACAGCATCCTGCTGAAGCGGGCCCCCCTCACCCCGGAGGAGTACGAGACCATGAAGAACCACACCATAATGGGGGAGCAGGCGCTACTCAAGGTGCTGAAGAAGTACCCGGGGCACCCGCTTCTCCAGATGGGGATCCAGATAGCCCGGTCCCACCACGAGAAGTGGGACGGCACCGGCTACCCGGACGGGCTCAAGGGGGAGGAGATCCCCCTGGCGGCCAGGATAATGGCGGTGGCGGACGTGTACGACGCCCTCCGGTGTTACCGGCCCTACAAGACCCCCCTGAGCCATCGGGAGAGCATGCTCATCATCCAGGAGGGATCCGGGGACCACTTCGACCCCCTGGTGGTGGAGGCCTTCATGGCCATGGAGGGGATCTTCGAGACCACCTCCAGCAAGCTGGTCTTCCCGGAGGAGATGGAGGTGCCGGGCCCCTAG
- a CDS encoding macro domain-containing protein, protein MIFREGDICSYRGDAIVNAANDRLWMGSGVAGAIRRSAGEEVEAEAISKGPIRVGSAVATGAGRLPLKAVIHCAVMGQDLKTSREAIRSSTGEALRLAAEMELRRIAFPALGTGVGGFPVEECGHVMGEELKEFLLICPDGLDEVAFYLFGAEAFRQFVRGATRALES, encoded by the coding sequence GTGATCTTTAGGGAGGGGGACATCTGCTCCTACCGGGGAGACGCCATAGTGAACGCCGCCAACGACCGGCTCTGGATGGGGAGCGGCGTGGCGGGGGCCATAAGGCGCTCCGCCGGGGAGGAGGTGGAGGCGGAGGCCATCTCCAAGGGGCCCATCCGGGTGGGCTCTGCGGTGGCCACCGGGGCGGGAAGGCTTCCCCTGAAGGCGGTGATCCACTGCGCCGTCATGGGACAGGACCTCAAGACCTCCCGGGAGGCCATCCGGTCCTCCACCGGAGAGGCCCTCCGCCTGGCGGCGGAGATGGAGCTCCGCCGGATCGCCTTCCCCGCCCTGGGGACCGGAGTGGGGGGCTTCCCGGTGGAGGAGTGCGGCCATGTCATGGGGGAGGAGCTGAAGGAGTTCCTGCTGATCTGCCCCGATGGCCTGGATGAGGTGGCCTTCTACCTCTTCGGGGCCGAGGCCTTCCGGCAGTTCGTCCGGGGGGCCACCCGGGCCCTGGAGTCCTGA
- a CDS encoding exonuclease domain-containing protein yields the protein MDFAAIDFETANRFHESPCAVGVVVVRQWEIVEEASFLILPHRDFRFFEPMNVRVHGITPRRVLSSPEFPDALEDVISMVQGLPLMAHNARFDLEVLMRTMALYSLGEARFDWVCSLRLARRAFRLRRCGLESMAEHLGFPFNHHDPLDDARLCAKVAMASLLELGMTLEEAQRESVPPYRTLLSQVEDRRRRAREMGHRRPAPGDNGPEMLDLDVISRSGFFRPSGGGSEAYFTTLYSCTCPYHLNTRRECKHMRALREALGGDGVGEGDADLWDMGDL from the coding sequence TTGGACTTCGCCGCCATAGACTTCGAGACCGCCAACCGGTTCCACGAGAGCCCCTGCGCGGTGGGCGTTGTGGTGGTCCGCCAGTGGGAGATCGTGGAGGAGGCGTCGTTCCTGATCCTCCCCCACCGGGACTTCCGGTTCTTCGAGCCCATGAACGTGAGGGTCCACGGGATAACCCCTAGGCGGGTGCTCAGCTCCCCGGAGTTCCCCGACGCGCTGGAGGACGTGATATCCATGGTGCAGGGCCTGCCGCTGATGGCCCACAACGCCCGGTTCGACCTGGAGGTGCTCATGCGGACCATGGCCCTCTACTCCCTGGGGGAGGCGCGCTTCGACTGGGTCTGCTCCCTCCGGCTGGCCAGGAGGGCCTTCCGCCTCAGGAGGTGCGGCCTTGAGTCCATGGCGGAGCACCTGGGCTTCCCATTCAATCACCACGATCCCTTGGATGACGCCCGGCTCTGCGCCAAGGTGGCCATGGCATCCCTCCTGGAGCTGGGGATGACCCTTGAGGAGGCCCAAAGGGAGTCGGTGCCGCCCTACCGGACCCTGCTGTCCCAGGTGGAGGACCGGCGCCGCCGGGCCCGGGAGATGGGACACCGTCGCCCCGCCCCGGGGGACAACGGGCCTGAGATGCTGGACCTGGACGTGATCAGCCGAAGCGGCTTCTTCCGTCCCTCCGGCGGGGGCAGCGAGGCCTACTTCACTACCCTATACAGTTGCACCTGTCCGTATCACCTGAACACCCGGAGGGAGTGCAAGCACATGAGGGCCCTCAGGGAGGCCCTGGGAGGTGATGGGGTTGGAGAGGGAGATGCGGATCTGTGGGACATGGGTGATCTTTAG